The segment ATGTGCCAGAGAGAAAAAGGGCTCAGTCATGTTTATACTGTTCAGCCTTGCTAACTTATCTTCACACTGAACTCTGTAATTAGTGCGTCAGAGTACCAATGTTTTTAGCTCAACAATCTGAGACACTGAAATTCCATGGATGTCTGATTCGTTAGCAATCAGGAAAGCAGGGTACTAATGATCATACATGCTGAGCAATCTAAGCAAATATCTAATAAACATTCCTAATATTTTAGTCAATATTATACTTAAATTGTTTACTTAAATTGAACCACCTAAACCCAGAACTTAAGATACTAATATGTCATTGTTTGACAGTtactcatgaaaaataaacttatggcaataattttaaaaatcaaattcagGTCTGGGGATGAAACTCAGTCTTAGAGCACCGGCCTTGCAGCTGTGAGCCCCTCcctcggttccatccctggcactgcccccaaaACCAAGTTGAATCCATTAATATCTTGTTAGGAGGGgtccttgcacagggccgaccctggttcattcccagcacctcatatgatgaTCCCCTAGGCCcagtgggagtgacccctgagcacagaataaagagtaaggcctgagcccaaaaacaaaattttgtttcacCGCATTCCCCACTAAAATTCTGACTGAAAGAGATTGATTCGGTTtggtttaaacatttttaaattttgtgtccctttaagggactggagctatagcatggagggtagggcatttgcctggcacttgattgacctaggttcgatttctccatccttcctgaagagtccggcaagctaccgaaagtatcctacCCGTACAGCAgagctgacaagctacctgtggcgtattcaatatgccaaaaacagtcacaacaagtctcacaatggagacattactggtgcccactcgagcaaatcgatgaacaatgggacaacagtgctacagtgctatattaataCAGAGTAAAAGACATATTAAACTCTAAAAGGCGATTATTATAAACATCATCAGCACTGAGACTATTTGGGCCACAGGAATGACTGTGATTGGGATGAAGGATCAACAGAAGCTACTAAAGTGATCGGCAATATTCTCCTTTTGACTTCAGTTCAAATTACACAAATAACCACCTTCATTTTAtgacttttatgtttttatgtgttCCTGTTTgataacaaaacaattttttaattcagGTAACATGGGAGTGACTATTTTGtgctattttcaaaaaaaatgaaatagatctAGGTGCCATAAAAAGTATCTTTAAACTCTACATACAAAATCAGTATGAGGCATTGATTAAGGAAAAGAGATTTCTTTGTATGTAAATGGGGCCCCAGTTActgcagaaataaaatttaaaaattggagatTTTGTGAGGTCAAACAAGGGCAGAGACCAGATCTGTGTCATCTGATTCCAATTTAATCCTAAAATTCTACATGTTTTAGTACCCATCACTAGGCACAGTTTAATGTGCCAAATGAATTTAGTAATTTTGGGATTTTGATTCAAAAATGTTTACTCTAATCTTCTAAGATTTACCAATTCAAGATGTATACTGGGATCATAAATATTCTCTTATCGTATGCATGTTTTGCATTTTTAAGTTGCATAGAAAATTTTAGGCATTCCACTTTGGGTCTAAAACTTCATTATAACATCAAAGTGAAATCAGAATAAATAACAGTCTagagaataataattatttatggGTAAGTGTTTCAAACctttagtctttaaaaataaatgtgccaTGTGTTCTCAGAAATATTAATGATCTCACCTTTCCTTTGGAAGGAACTATTTTCTTcacttaataaaaaaagaaattggtctGAAAATATGTTCACTAAAGTCTCAGAGACATATTGCTTCCAGCTTTGAAACTAGGATTTAACACAAAGCAACTGAGTCCACAACTTAAGTTGAAtctgtgtagcactgtagtactgtcttcccgttgttcatctatttgctcaagcggatacagtaatgtctccattgtgagacttgttgttactgtatttggcatattgaatacaccacaggtagcttgccaggctctgccataagggcagaatactctcagtagcttgctgggctctctaagagggacggaggaatcgaacccaggtcggccacgtgcaagacaaatgtcctacccgctgtgctatctaatgtaaaagaaataaaatattataaatttaaagtaCCCAAAGTATGCACTCACaacaatatgaataaaaatatagtaattaaCTCAGTCATCAAGCATTTTAGTTATCTCATTTTGGGTACAGTATTCAGAAATAGTGAGATTGATGTCTTATCTCATATTTGTATTTCCCTAGAGTGAAAAGGTTTGATTGGATTTAACTATAGGACACAAAGGAGCCAGATAATCAACACCCATAACTAATAAATTCCATGGGAAATAAACAATACTGAAAATGGAATAAAGTATTTTGTTTGTATTACCTGTCTTGTTAATTTTGCTCAATATCTAGTGATTAGCAGCCACACACACGGTTGCTTTGTGACACCAAATGGTTCTGGAATTAGTTCAGGTtttaactgtaaaaaataaatcaataagactCTGGATACGATGTAATATCAGAAAACAGAATTTATCACATAAACATATGGGGATGATTCATAACACTATGGGGGTTAAGACTTGTGCTTGCATAGACCCAACCATGATGACACATGGCCTCTGACCATCAAGCATTACCAGATCTCCATAGCCATGGGATATTCCTGGCAATGCAGGGCCCCAAGCAGCACCTCCCCCACAAGCCCTGGCACTCCAACGTTAGCCCACTGAAAGAGAATATTGAGTATGATGCCTGGGCAGCACCTGAGAGGTCCTATctcacaaacaaaaagaaaaaaatgtatatagccTCTGTACACGCACATAAAGGTAAATGTTAAGAAAGATTGCTTCTCCatagcaacaaaaatatatacaaaaagagCATTACAGTAGGTAACACAGAAGTTGATGCAGCAACACCAGAGGACAACAGGGAATAAAAGGAATGCTGTGAAGTCTGGTACTCCTGGTACTTACTATTATGAATGTGATTATAATTATGATTAGGGGTTGACATGTAGAAATTTGGCAGGTAATATGCATAGTGATTTGGCTTCTTGGGATTTTAATGGTGGTTATCCCCTTCACTTTTTACTTTAATCTTACTCCTTTGATTGTGGAAAAGTTTGTAAGTTATGTCTGACATAGTTTTAAGGAAGAGCCAAGTCTCATATTACATCCCCTCAGACCAGAAATGTAAGTGTGATCAAAAATGTGACTCTAAGGAAAAATGTGTCAGTGTGAGAGGTGGCCCCGACATAATCAAATATTCGTAATTTAAAGCATGTATTTATACCTACCTATGCATGTCTTTATAAAAACTAAAACGTTTGTGGATaatgattttcaaaatatattgaaattaagTTGAAATAACATATTAGCCTTTTTCAATAGCTAACAATTAAATATGAATAGATTAATCATTTTACTTTTACCACCTTCCTGGCTATAAAGAGATGTGAAGGGCCATGGGGCTTGAACACCAGGAATGCATTTTGTTAAATTTCCTGTTGAAATAATCAGAGAAGGGATAGAAGGTGGTGTGTATTAGCACTTTTTGAATATCTGTGCTTCAACCTAGGAATGACTGTAAATTTAACTTCACTTAGTCTCTCATAAGGAGCAATGGAAATGAACAATGAAAGTTTCAACATGGACTTCATCCTTCTGGGGTTCTCTGAATGGCCCCAACTGGAACGCATCATCTCGGTGGTTGTCCCCATCTTCTATGTTGTGATTCTGGTGGGAAACACAATGATCATCCTGGTTTCCCACCTGGACCCCAAgctccacacacccatgtacttcttcctctccaatCTGTCCTTCTTGGATCTCTGTTTTACCAACAGTGTTATCCCTCAGATGCTGGTACATATGTGGGGTCCAGAAAAATCCATTTCTCGTCTTAGTTGTATGTTCCAAGCTGCCATCGCCGGAGACCTGGGTGCCACAGAGTGTCTGCTCTTggctgtgatggcctatgaccgctatgctgctgtgtgccagcctctgcacTACACGGTGATAATGCACCCTCAGCTCTGCCACAGGATGGTGCTGGCTGCCTGGCTAACTACTCTTGGCTGTGCCACAGTTATCTCCACTTTGACTCTGACGTTGCCTAGATGTGGGCACCAAGAGGTGGATAACTTTTTCTGTGAGATCCTAGACCTCATCAAGACTGCTTG is part of the Sorex araneus isolate mSorAra2 chromosome 2, mSorAra2.pri, whole genome shotgun sequence genome and harbors:
- the LOC101540534 gene encoding olfactory receptor 2W1-like; amino-acid sequence: MEMNNESFNMDFILLGFSEWPQLERIISVVVPIFYVVILVGNTMIILVSHLDPKLHTPMYFFLSNLSFLDLCFTNSVIPQMLVHMWGPEKSISRLSCMFQAAIAGDLGATECLLLAVMAYDRYAAVCQPLHYTVIMHPQLCHRMVLAAWLTTLGCATVISTLTLTLPRCGHQEVDNFFCEILDLIKTACAYSKVLEVLFLSLSVLFLLVPLSAILISYGAITRAVMRIKSATRWRKLLNTCGSHLTVVTLFYGTLMSMYLRPQNSSTQNEGKFIALVYMILIPSLNPLIYSLRNKDVKNAVKKILCVKIWSAKL